In Macaca fascicularis isolate 582-1 chromosome 12, T2T-MFA8v1.1, the genomic stretch GTTCATCTGAACGGGATCCCCAACCACCACCAGCCACCCTGGCCACTGGCCCTGACTGAGCTCACCCCACGCCCGACCAGCCAGGTGCCTGGGGAACCCGCCTTCCACTCTTCCCCACTAGCTCCTGTGAGGTCTCTGCCTGCcaggcctcctcctccccagaGGAAGGGGCGTTTCCACCACACAGCGACCCCACAAGTCAGCTGAGGCTTTGGGGGCACGGAGCACTCACATGGAGCCCTGAGTGGAAGGCGTGTAGAAGACACACGCATGCACAGGGTCACCCTGAGCTGGAGACCACACCCAGGGCTCTGTGAGGAAATGTGAGTGCGCCTGGGCCCCTCCAGCCTGGTCCAATTTGCTGAGCCTCTAGCTGGACAGAGGTCAGACCAGGTCCATAGCCCGGAGATCCTAGTTCCAGACAACTGCTCCTTCCTTTCCTGGAGGGCAGGACTGATACTGAATATAATCCAGTGTGGTGAGAGTCCATTGCACACTCCCTGTGAACCAAGCGGACAGGTTTGGGGGCCACTGAGATAGGGGACACTTCTGGAGGGGTCAGTGACTGCAAAATGGTGGCAGTGGGATGATCTGTTATGTCTACCCACACACATGCAGCTGCACAGTCGCAGAGATGGGAATGCAAGAAGCCAGGTGTGAGtttgaattcactttttttttcttttttaatctttattaagCAGTCATTCCTAAGGCCTGCCAGAGCCCGGCATCTCTACAGAGGAGTGGCACCATCAGGACCCCTTTGGGGCAGATCAACACTCAGGGCAGATGCAGAATCAACAACCTGTGATAAAGCCAGCCATTCCTGCCAGGAAGCATGACGGATGAGCTGGCGCCTTGCCCCGCGGGCACTACAGCTTGGCCGGCCGTGATCCAGCTCATTAGCAAGACACCCTGCATGCCCCAAGCAGCCAGCAACACCTCCTTGGGCCTGGGGGACCTCAGGATGCCCAGCTCCATGCTGTACTGGCTTTTCCTTCCCTCGAGCCTGCTGGCTGCAGCCACACTGGCTGTGAGCCCCCTGCTGCTGGTGACAATCCTGCGGAACCAACGGCTGCGACAGGAGCCCCACTACCTGCTCCTGGCCAACATCCTGCTCTCAGACCTGGCCTATGTTCTCCTCCACATGCTTATCTcctccagcagcctgggaggctgggagcTGGGCCGCATGGCCTGTGGCATTCTCACTGATGCTGTCTTCGCCGCCTGCACCAGCACCATCCTGTCCTTCACAGCTGCTGTGCTGCACACCTACCTGGCAGTCATCCATCCTCTGCGCTACCTCTCCTTCATGCCCCATGGGGCTGCCTGGAAGGCAGTGGCCCTCATCTGGCTGGTGGCCTTCTGCTTCCCCACATTCCTTCTTTGGCTCAGCAAGTGGCAGGATGCCcagctggaggaggaaggagcTTCATGCATCCTACCACTGAGCATGGGCACCCAGCAGGGATGCGGCCTCCTGGCCATTGTTACCTACACCTCCATTCTGTGCGTTCTGTTCCTCTGCATGGCTCTCATTGCCTACTGCTTCTGGAGGATCTATGCAGAGGCCAAGACTTCAGGCATCTGGGGGCAGGGCTATTCCCGGGCCAGGGGCACCCTGCTGATCCACTCAGTGCTGATCACATTGTATGTGAGCACAGGGGTGGTGTTCTCCCTGGACATGGTGCTAACCAGGTACCACCACATTGACTCTGAGACTCACAAATGGCTCCTGGCAGCTAACAGTGAGGTACTCATGATGCTTCCCCGTGCCATGCTCCCATATCTGTACATGCTCCGCTACCGGCAGCTGTTGGGCATGGTCCGGGGCCACCTCCCATCCAGGAGGCACCAGGCCGTCTTTACCATTTCCTAGAGTTCTTGAGTCCACAGTGTGGCAAGTTGAGGTTAAAAATCATATGTTGAATGCAGCAGCGTCCAGTTATGGCTAACTTCTTAGAACAGCACATTATAATCGTGGAATTGGGCCTTTCAGAGGACCTCAACTGATGTTTTTCACCATTTTGAtagtttttaaatagagaaagcTCTTTTATGACACTGAAATCCTACTTGGAAATGGAAGCAAGTAAAGGCAATCAAGCAGGGCTCTGGTCTAAGTGAAGCCTTGATCTGCAACCCTCCAGTGGCTTGCTGCACACCCTCCATGGCCACTGTGGATGCATCCTTGCTGACCAACACACAGAAGCCAAAATGTTGCTGACAGTGGGAAGCAGGGAGGTGAGCAAGCAGAGCTGCTGAATCCTGGGACCATGAGCTCTATTTGGGCAGCCACTCAGGATGtcagagggaggaaaggaagccaAGGATCCACAGCAGTGGAGAGTGTCATGGAGATACCACTATAAAGCTGGAGTGTGCAAGGGTTACACTCTCACAGTAAAGGTAAATGATAACCTAACCTTACAGAAGGGGGCAGCAAGGGAATTTGCCTGCCTTGACATTGGTGCTGTGTAGAAGAAGAAAATTCCTTGAGAATTCTTAAGCAGAAGCCACTCTTCAGACAGTTTTAGAGCTAGGCTTCAAATCATGTTAGTGGTCAAAACACCTCAGTCTGTGGTTAGTGTGGTTCTCCCGGATGATCTGAGCTTCAGCTTAGGCTTCGGAGAATTGCCAGAGTCAAAGAACCTCAAATAATGGAGTTTCACATGGTCAAATCTCACAAAACCACACAGGGAGATAAGGCACCACGAACGAGAACAAGATGAAACAAGAAGACAGCAGCGTAATACCACAGCTCCTTGAATTACCAACACTGGGTTACTATAAAAATGTTCAAGATGTTTTAAGACATTAATAAGGACATGAAAATATGAGCAGGGATAATACTTTTTTTCAAATACccaagaaaatttg encodes the following:
- the GPR148 gene encoding probable G-protein coupled receptor 148; this translates as MTDELAPCPAGTTAWPAVIQLISKTPCMPQAASNTSLGLGDLRMPSSMLYWLFLPSSLLAAATLAVSPLLLVTILRNQRLRQEPHYLLLANILLSDLAYVLLHMLISSSSLGGWELGRMACGILTDAVFAACTSTILSFTAAVLHTYLAVIHPLRYLSFMPHGAAWKAVALIWLVAFCFPTFLLWLSKWQDAQLEEEGASCILPLSMGTQQGCGLLAIVTYTSILCVLFLCMALIAYCFWRIYAEAKTSGIWGQGYSRARGTLLIHSVLITLYVSTGVVFSLDMVLTRYHHIDSETHKWLLAANSEVLMMLPRAMLPYLYMLRYRQLLGMVRGHLPSRRHQAVFTIS